Within Bacillus sp. FJAT-45350, the genomic segment AGTAGGAAAGAGTTTGTGAAGTTTTCAATTCTCTCTGCATTAGCAATCACATATATATTTTACTTTTACATTAATTGAATATCTGTATTATTTTATTGAAGTAACGTGTGAAAAGGGGGAGTTTTAAATTAATAAGTTTATATACTATTTCAGTTGGACAATCGGTATTGGATTTATAATTTATTTCGGGATTAAATATCAGGTATGGTTAGAAAAAGAAGCTAACAATACTTTTAACCTGTTTCCTGTTGTATTATATACAACAATATTTCCTGTTTTTATAGGAATCTTATTAAGGCTTCCAAAGTTAATCTTGGAAATTAAACACAAAATGATATGGACATTTGATTGGATAAAATTTAGCGCCATTGGAATTCCTTGTATTCTTATTATAGCAATTACAATATTAGTATTTTCACCTTTGGATGCTAACTTTATTAAAGTGCCACATATCATTTTGGTTGGTAGTCCAACAATTCAAATAATCGTGGGCATTGTGTTTGGATATACCTTATTGGATAGTTTAAAGAAGTAATGTTGTTCAAATAACATACTGTATATAAGGTGAATTAGCTTAAATCCATACTGAATGGAGTGAGAATATTTTGCAGTTTGATTTTTGGGGCACTATCTTAACTTTTGGGCTCTTTTTACTTATCTTTTCGCCATTACTATTATCAAAAAAAAAGAAAAACAGCACTGATTATATTAGTTGGGTAGGGCTACTAACCTGAGGAGAACTAAAAGAAAATGATGAGAACGGAGTGTTTTGAAGAGCAATTGGTAAGTAACTATATATTAAGTTAGAAAAATGCCTTTATTAAGAAAAAAATGAAGTTACATACAATAGTTATCCTTTTGATTTAATTTTCGATATAGCTTATATCACAATCGGTCTGTGACGTAAAAGACGGATACTGTGCAATAAGATGAAATTAATTCACAAGATAATATTGAATTAAAAAATCATTTCAAGGTCAACCTAAAATAAGAAAAATTTTAGGAGGGACACTACTATATGCCAGAAAAACCTGCACTTACGTCATCTGAACTAGGTACATTGTGGCTTACATATCAAGAGAAAACAATGATTTTACGGATGTTAGAGTATTTTATTGAGAAAGCTGATGATGAAAAAGCTAAAAATATTATGAATGATTTATATGGAGAAATTGACTTATATGTTGGCAAAATAACAGAAATATTTCAAAATGAAGGTGCAGTAATACCAGTTGGGTTTACAGCTGAAGATGTAAATAAAGGTGTACCAAAGTTATACGATAACGGTTTTGACATTATGTTCATCAGGTTAGTAAAAGAAATTAGCATGGCATTGCACTCATTGAATATAACGATGTCATATCGAGAAGATATTGTAATAATTTTTAAAGACCTTACTGCCATTACTCAAAAGTATTATAATCTTTGCACACAATATCTACTCGAAAAAGGGATGCTTGCTCGACCTCCTTATGTTTCAACGCCAAAATCAGTTGAGTTTGTGAAAGATACAACTTATTTAGGCGGACTCACTATAAATCCATTTAGTGAAAAACGACCATTAAATACGGTAGAAGTTGCTCATCTCCATCATGCAATTGAATCAAATCTCACTGGGATGCAAATGATTATAGGTTTTGCTCAATGTGCAAATGAGACAGAAGTAATAAATTTCTTTAATGAAGGCTCTGAACTTGCTAAAAGTATTATAAAAGAGTTGAGCGAAACCTTATTACAAAGTGATATACAAATCCCTGTGCAATCTGGTGGAAATCCTACTCGCTCAACGGTGGCTCCGTTTTCTGATAAACTTATGATGTATTGTACAAGTCTTTTTTGTAGTTTTTCAATGGGAAGCAACTCATTAGGAACTGCTTTTAGTTTACGAAATGATTTACCAGCAAAAATGATGATTTTTACGAAAGATATCTTTGAATATGCCCATAAGGGTGGGAAGATAATGATTAAAAATGGATGGATGGAAGAACCACCTCAGATGGAAGAACGAGAGCAAATAATTAAAAAGTAAAAGTATAGACACTTGTGATGTGCAATTTCCACAAGTGTTTTTTAATCTAATTAATAATTTCTTTATTTTAAAGCATTCTAATCAAATGAAGGGTGGAATGCTTCATGAAAGGAAAAAAATTTTTGGTCAGTATTTTTTGAGCTTAGTTATTATTGTAATAGTAGGGTCTTTACCCATAGTTCTTAGGAAACCACCAATAAAAGACTGGGTTTTAGTTTACTTATTTAATGCCGTGACGAACGGTATCATTGACAATATTATTACATCGTTCAATATAGTAAAGTATCCTGTTCGTTTATTCCCTAAATTATTTAAGGCAAGTATTACTTTTGATTTTTTTACATATCCACAATTCTCTATAATCAACTGACGTACAAAGATAAACCATTTGCTATCATTTATAAACTTTTTCTGTTTGCAGTTCCTATGTTACTAATTGAGTTATGGGCAGACAAAAAAACGTCTTTAATTAGATGGAATAAGGGTTGGTACTGGTACCATACTTTTTTTCAGTTTTATTATGAAGTCCCTTGTAACGAGAATATTAATAGGTGTAGTAAGGAAATTAGAGAAGCGTGAGCGGAAATACAGCTAGTAAATAAGAAACAACAATTAAACCATTTTAGGTTTTATTGTTGTTGTTTTTACTGATATATGCAAAGTTAGCAGTACACTAATAAAGTAATTAGGTTTACTTCAGTAAAATAAGGTATATTATATTTGTTGAATAGATTCTCTTTAAAGACAAGAAAAGTAGGTGAACAAAGTGGGGAAATATCAATTGGATGCCAAAGGTAAGGTAGCTGTGACAAAGTTTCATGAAAAACAGACGCCGGCGAAATTTGATAAAAAGCAGCAACTTGAAAAAATACGTGCGGAGTATTTGAAAAAGAAGCAATAACAAACAGATAAATAATATGAATGAAAAACATAGGAAGACTCTTCTCCCTATGTTTTTCTTATTCGAAATTCTTTTTTCAATTGATGATAGAGTTTATTATCCCATAAATTTCAGATTCGGTGACAAAAACTCGTCATCAGATAACCATTCCTTACTAAAAATTTAAGTAGCAGAATCATTAGATATGCGATTTTATACTAAATTTTTTTATCCTTATCATTAAAGTGTAATTATCATAAATTAAACACTCATCATAAGTTCCAATTTTTAGGGAACTATTAATAAGAGGTGGTGATTTTGTGGATAAGGAAAGTATAAACCTCACATCAGCCGAAATAGGAACATTGTGGGGTGAGTATGTTAATGGCACAGCCGTTCATATCGTAAATAAATACATGGTATCCATTATAGAGGATAAAAAAATAAAGTCGCTTTTTGAACAGGCGATAAAAATTTTCGATAAACAAAAGAAACAGATAACTACTTTTCTTGAAAAGGAAGAATTTCCAGTTCCAATTGGATTTACTGATTCAGACCTTAATAACGGGACAAAACGGTTATTTTCGGACATATATTGTTTACACTATTTGCACATCATGACCCTACATGGTTTATTAGGTCATATGACTTCGCTTAGTGCTTCTGTAAGAAAGGATTTGCGACATTTTTATGATTCTTGTGATGATGAAGGAAAGAAAATGTACCATCAAACGATTGAATTACTGTTAGAAAAAGGGCACTTCCAAAGAGACCCTTATTTTTATCCAGAAGCAAACCCTGAATTTATCCAAGGTCAACAGTTTTTAGATGGCATTTTTGGAGACCAACGCCCTTTAGCTGCAACTGAAATTATTGCTCTTTCATTTAATATGAAAAAGAAGGTAATGGAAAAAACTCTTTCCATTGGTTTTAGTCAAGTGGCACAATCAAAAGAGGTTAGAAAATTTTTAATGTCAGCACAACAAGCATCGGACCAGCAGATTCAATCATTAGGTAAAATATTGCATCAAGATAATTTACCAATACCAATGTCTTGGGAATCAGAGGTGACAACTTCTCAAGATTCTCCTTTTTCAGACAAGCTAATGTTGTATCACATTGGATTCTTATTACAAATTTCACAAGCTTATCATGGTACAGGATTAGCTTCAGCCATGCGAACAGACCTTGTAATGACTTATGAGAAAATCATATTGAAAAACCTTATGGTTACAAAAGAGTGGTTCAATTTGATGACTAAAAACAAATGGTTAGAGCAACCACCACTTGCTCCAAATAGAAAAAAAATTGCAAAAGACAAATAACTAACTAAGGCACTTCTTATTTATGGGAAGTGTTTTTAAATTGAATAATAATCCACCTCCTGTATTTTGCCACATTAGATACGAAGTAACTTTGGATAAATATTATTAAGTGAACATTATCCGTCTACTTGGTAATAAAAGAGTTAATCTTGACCGATTACTGAAGACTATTTTATTCAAAATCAATCAATTTTCTATCATTGAAATTGGATATATATGTTAGAGTGGAATTAAACGAGGCACTGTTCCTTCAATATAATTAACTCATTCCTCTTCATTTTAGCCTCAAAAAAATATAGGTGGGATGTCCATGAAGAACTACGGTTGGAAAGGAACGTTCGAAAAATTCATCCAGACAAGTCCAGATAACATTGTCAATAACCTTTGCTTACATATATACAATCAAACGCTTAGATAAAAAATAAAGCGCCTGATGTACCACTCATCCAAATGAAGGAATTCTTAAATGGTGTGTTTCAACCGCTGCCTTCTATTATCGAATCAGCCCGTGCGATTATGAGAGAAGAGGAACTCCCGCAAATTAAGACGCTTCAGAGTAGTAATTTTGATACGGTGGTACGTGAAGTGAAATCGATTGTAGAGTCCGCTAAAAGGGATCAAACACATTATTTCGTGTTATTCTCCGGTGTACCAGGGGCTGGGAAAACGTTTGTCGGATTGACACTCGCTCATGATATCGATAAAGCAGTCTATCTTTCTGGCAACGGTCCACTTGTTGATGTCCTTCAAGATAGTTTGCAGAATAAGACGTTCGTACAAGCTCTTTATGGATATAAAAATGATTATCTACGCTACGGAAAAGAATTCACCGATTATCGTTTAACGAATCGTAAATGATATTGATGATATTGTAAAAATTGTTCGTTTCCCAGATTGGCAAACTACAACAACTGGAAAGCAAGAAGTAAAAAATCATTGCGGAGCATTATATGGGTTTTTCAACTGTTTTGGATTTTCTCTTAATATCTGAGTAGGTAGTGCTGCTGAATCATTGGCTGAGTATAATCTGGAAGGTGATTGTTGCAAAAGTTCATATCGTGTAACATACATAAAGCAATCTCTTGGTTAATATTCGATAAAAAGTCATAATAAATTTCGTCAATCTTTGTCTTAATCATATGTTTCAATGGGCTCATCCCCATTCGTTAAGGAATAGTACATCTTGCTTAAACCTATTACGTAAATTGTAAAATATTGCATTTTTCAAATGGGTGTGTAGGTCAATTTAACTGAAACATTTTATATTAACACTCTGGATAAATTGTGGAAAATGATATGCATGCATGTTTAATTGCCAAATACCATTTGGCAAAGGATTCTTCGTAGAAAGCTGCGATGACACTTTATGGGAAAATGATAGTTAGTATATATTAATTTTGATAAAGCTATTACACTATAAAAGTAATATACATTTGTGATATTAGAGGAGGAGACTGTTTATGACCACATTAAAGAAATATGAAAGTGGTACAGTTATTTCTAAGGAAAGAGGAAAATTTGACGAATGGTGTATTTATATTAATGGTAGGGCCCCCTTTGATAAAGAGTATTTTCAAAAGTTATTTGACCTCGCGCAGAAACATAGGGTTGATAAAGTATATCAGGATTTTATGACGCTTTACAATTCAACAACAGATGAAATAGATAACACTATATTTGAACAGCTTATTCCTGATATATCGACTACCTATGGCACAGATGCAGGAGATGTAGAGGAGTTATTTGGTACATTTTATGCTGTGATGTTAGCTGAAGAGAATAGATTTTTTGGAAGAACTAGAACTAAATTAGGGAGAAGAGTAAAAGGGTTGGCTGCTTACCAAATCCTATTTGAAGGATTCTCAATTGAGAATGCTTGTAATTTCAGTAAGGGGAAGGACTGGGAAGATTTAGCTATACTATGCGATGAAAGAGACTTACAACGTTAATTCCGTTACAAAAACACCAGACTCGATATCCTAGTCTGGTGTTTTTTGCTTTAAACATACCGGCACATGGTGTACTACACTCGATTCTATGACTGAAGGACAACGTCAACACTTGATTGCCTGGTCAACGTCGATGAGAAAAGCGGGGAAGAGGACAGGAAAGCACGCTCCTAAGCACCTCCGCGATGCCCAGTATCATATGAATTTTTGTCGTGATGCGATTCCAGCATGGATACTCCCGTTATATCGTGTCTTTGATACGTTTGAAATGAAACCCAACCTATTTGATGTGGTGATTATCGATGAAGCAAGTCAATCTGGTCCGGAGGCAGTCATTTTAAAGTATCTAGCAAAAAAATTAATTGTTGTAGGTGACGACAAGCAGATTAGTCCTGAGTATGTAGGCTTAAATAGGGAAGGTGTAGACTTTTTACGTAAACAGTATTTATTTGATTTCAACATTTCAGACATGTTAGATGGTGATACATCATTCTTTGATTTAGCAAATGTGTTGATTGGCGGAAGAATTACATTAAGAGAGCATTTTCGCTGTATGCCAGAAATCATCGAGTTTTCAAATAAAATTAGTTACTCGAATACATCATTAATTCCGTTACGACAATATCCACCTAACAGACTTGAACCAATAAAGACACAACATATACTAAATGGTTATCGTGAAGGCTCAGGTCAGAAAGTATTAAATCGTCCAGAAGCAGAAGCGATTGTTGCACAAATCAAGAATTGTATAAACGATCCTATCTATGATGGAAAATCTATTGGGGTGATTAGCCTTCAAGGAGACGGTCAGGCGCAAGAAGTTCGACGCCAATTAATAAATGTAATTGGAACTGAAGAGATGGACCGAAGAAATTTAATTTGTGGTGATGCTTACGCTTTTCAAGGTGACGAAAGAGACGTGATCTTCTTGAGCTTAGTTGCAGCACCTGGTGAAACGGCAATGAGAGCACTTACGTCTGATAAAGATAGACGCCGGTTCAATGTTGCAGCTAGTCGAGCGAAAGACCAATTATGGTTATTCCATACGCCTACTGTTAATGATTTTAGAAATAAATCATGTTTACGCTTCGAATTAATCTCTTACTGTCAAAACCCAACAAAAGAAATCATGGATACTAATCGCGAAAAATACGAGAGTAAATTTGAAGAAGATGTCTATGATCAAATTGTTTCTAAGGGTTATAAAGTCGTTCCTCAACACGAAGTCGCTGGCTTTCGAATTGATTTTATTGTTGAAGGAAGTTCAGGAAGATTAGCAGTTGAATGTGACGGAGACCACTGGCATGGACCAGAGCGATATGAATACGAAGTGAATCGTCAAAGAATGTTAGAGAGAAGCGGTTGGAAGTTCTGGAGAGTTCGAGGTAGTGAATATTATAGTAATCCGGAAAAGGCGCTACTTTCACTTTGGAAGACGATAGACCTTTATGGAATTTCACCTATAGAAAACGACAATGACCAACAAGATGAAGAAGTAATTGAAGATATAACGTCTGATTCAACGAGTCATGCTACATTATTTGATGATAAGGAAGAAGAAATAGTTGAATCTACAGATGAGAACATCAATAAGAGAGAAGAAACTAAAACCGAGAAAACATCCAATCAAAGTAAAATGAAACAAATGTATAATCAAATGGAGTTATTTGATACTGGTGAACCTGAGCAACTCTCGTTATTTGAAGAACGTAGTGAAACTGCTATAAATCCAACGAAGGCTGGAAAGAAGTAGAAAATAGAAACAGTGATAAGACCCCAACGCTAGAATCTTATCTAAAGAGTCAAGGATTTGAAGTCATCGATAAGCGCTCTAAAGGTGGTGATTTATGGGTACTAGAAAAAGAAGGCCTAAAACCAATCGTACAGAACCTTAATCAACAAGGAATCACATTTACATACTCAGTTAATGGTGGTCGAGCGACAAAGAATAAGGCTGCTTGGTTTACAGCTTCTAAACGATAGCGTTTATACGTTTATGAACTATTACTCACACGGACTGTGTTATGCTAAAATATATGTAGAATAGGTAACAAAAAAGGAGGGGTAGGGTCATGGCTGTACGGAAAGAGGATTTATACCGTCTTATTGATAAATTGCCATCAAAAGACTTGCCTATGGTTCATCATTTACTAAGACGCTTAGCTGATGAAGATATGCAAATTAGTGATGATGATTCTGATATCTCTGACAAGGAGTTGGCTGAGTTAGAACAAATCAATCGTCAAGTTGATGATGGAGAAGTTATAGACTGGGAGGAGATCAAGCGTGACTTCCAACTATAACGTTCAATTTTCTAAAGAAGCACTTAAATATTTCTCCAAATTAGACCGTAAAAAACAAGAAAAGCTAGTAACTGTTATTGATGCTTTAAAGGAAAATCCTTTTCTAGTACCAAATGTAAAACCCTTCAAGGTCTAGCCTATGATATGTATAGAGTACGTGTGGGTGATTTACGATTAATTTATCGAGTGGAAAATGAAAGATTACTGATTATCGTCTTGAAAATAGGTCCCCGTGGTGACATTTATAAATAATATTAAAAAATTTAAATGGCATTATAGCTATAGACAAATGTGTTATTGTCATATTCTGAAGCAAAAGTCGGAAAAGCTCTCATCATTTTGGTGGGTGCTTTTCGGTTTGTCGATAGAATAACTAGTGAAGAATGGAATAATATTTACTCCCTTTCATATATTCAACTAAGAATGATAGGAGGGGGATATTGAAATGCAAAATGAAATATGTGTAAGTTGCGAAGATAAGCCAGTAGCAGGAGGAACTTCATTCTGTTCAGAACAATGTGAAGGAAACTATCATTCAAGTCGTGACTAAGGAGCATCCATTCGGGGTGCTTTTTTATTGTGCACTTTGACTTTTTGATTAATAGGATAAGATTCAGTCTAACCAGTTAAGCGCTTTTTATTAAGAATTAGCTTCAAAGCGATTTGAAACTAGTTCAGAGGCAATGAGCAGTGAAGCCATTGCTAGTAAATGAAAATACTAAAGAAAGGAGGCGTTTCGGTTGAGTAAAGTATTACAACTCGTCTTCAACACAATGGGAGGAAGTAAACGAACATTTAACATCGTCAACCCAGCAGAACCTGTTGATCCTGTAACAGTTAAAGCTGCGATGGATAAATTGTGGCTGAAGATATCTTCAATGAAGGTATCGTTAGTATCGATCGAGCTCGTTTAACAGAACGTAACGTTGATGTGATCGAGCTACCAATGGCTTAATAAAGACATAATGCAAGCGAGAGAGAAGGCATAATGTCTTCTCTTTTTTACTACCAGAAAATAGCTTAATCAACGAAGTGCAATGGCTTCGCGCACTACACGTCTAACAACAGAAAATCACTGTTGTTAGACTCAAAACAAGGTAGTGGCTACGCTCATTGCTTCAAGTAAAACCAAAATCATATTTTACTTTAAAAGGAGGGATACGCATGGACTGGATTACGATGGTGGCAGAAGTAAGCTTTCCAATTCTAGTAACGTTCTACTTGCTTAATAGAATTGAAAGCAAGCTAGAGCACCTTTCTCGTACAATTTCAGAACTTGCAAAGCAAGTGAATACGAGTAATGATCACAACCCAAAGCTCATTCATGGAAATAGAAGCTCAATTTGAGCTTCTATTTTTTATACATATAAATAAATTCACATTTTCCTCCCAAAACTGAACCTGTTAACAAAACATCTCAACCTCTTTTTTACATCTTAAATTATTCTGCATCCATAAATGGATATGCTATTTCAGTAGTTGGAGCAAAGTTTTCTTTGATTATACGAGGACTAGTCCAACGAATCATGTTAAATACAGAACCTGCTTTATCGTTTGTACCAGAACCACGAGAACCGCCAAATGGTTGTTGATTAATCACTGCGCCAGTAGGTTTATCATTGATATAGAAGTTTCCAGCTGCACCAGATAATCGGCGTTCTAAGTGCATAATTGCTTGACGATCTTGTGCGAAGATTGCGCCTGTTAATGCATACATAGACGCTGTATCTACTGCAGTCAATGTTTCTTCTAATTTATCATTTTCATAGACATAAATCGTTAATACTGGTCCGAAAATTTCTTCTGTCATTGTTTTGAAGTTTGGATTTGTTGTCACAATGATTGTCGGTTGAACAAAATATCCAACAGAATCATCATAAGAACCACCAGCAATAATTTCTGTTTCTTCAGAAGCTGCAGCATAGTCGATGTAGCTTGTGATTGAATCAAAAGCTGCTTTATCAATGACCGCACCCATGAAGTTTGTAAAATCTTGGATGTCGCCTACTTTTAGCTTAGCAGTTTCTTCCACTACACCAGCTTTTACTTCTTCCCACATGCTTGAAGGGATATAAGCGCGAGAGGCTGCTGAACATTTTTGACCTTGGTATTCAAACGCACCACGAACAAGACCGGCTACTACCTTGTCTGCTTGTGCAGTTTCGTGAGCAAATACAAAGTCTTTTCCACCAGTTTCCCCAACCAAACGAGGATATGATTTATAGTTTGTAATGTTTTCTCCTACTGCTTTCCAAATTGTTTGGAACGTACTTGTTGATCCAGTAAAGTGGAATCCAGACATTCTAGGGTCTGTTAATACTACTTCGGATACTTGTGAACCACGAGAAGGTACGAAATTGATTACGCCTTTTGGTAATCCTGCTTCTTCTAAAATACGCATAAAGTAGTAGTTTGATAATAAAGCAGTTGTTGCTGGTTTCCAAACGACTACGTTCCCCATTATTGCAGGAGCTGATGGTAAATTTCCACCAATTGCTGTGAAGTTAAATGGAGAAATTGCTAATACAAAACCATCTAGTGGTCGGTATTCTAAACGATTCCAAATATTCTTCATACTATCCGGTTGAATCTGATAGATTTGATTAGCATAATCAACGCCAAAACGTAAGAAATCTGCTAATTCTTGTGCAGCGTCAATTTCAGTTTGATAAGCTGTTTTGGATTGTCCTAACATCGTGGCAGCATTGATTACGTCACGGTATGGACCAGAGATTAAATCAGCAGCTTTTAAGAAAATGGATGCCCGGTGTTCCCATGGCATATTTGCCCATGACTCTTTTACAGCCATTGCTGCTTCTACAGCATCACGCAACTCTTTTTCTCCAGCTTGAGAAAAATTTGCCAAAACATGTTGATGATCATGAGGCATAACCACTTGTTTCACTATATCTGTCTTAATATTTTCTCCATTAATAATTACAGGGATATCGACTACGTTATCAGATTGGCGCTTTAATTCTGCCTTTAATGTTTCTCTCTCTTTGGTACCTGGAGCATATGTATTGCCAGGCTCGTTTTTCGGTGTTGGGATTTTGAAAATTCCGTTACTCATACTATCACATTCCTTCCGTGTAGTTTATCTGTATACACTTATATACAATGCAATATTTGTGCCAAAAAGGAAAAAGGGACTAAAGTGTTTTAAAACACCTTTTCATCAAAATTACTGAATTGTGTTTTTGTACAATTGATTTACAAAAGTGTTCACCTATTTACACTTTTGTATAAATGATGGTCAAAAAGCCGTTTTTCTTAGAAGTTAGAGAAAGCATTTGCAATTACTACTATGTTTAAATGATTTCAGACCTCCTTAAAGAACTGTGAACACAACAGGAACAGAAAAAGGTGAGAACTGGTCGTTCTCACCTAATCTATCTTTAAATCATACTTCTTAAGTTTGTTATATAAAGTGGCTCTTGAAATACCTAATAACTTCGCTGCGGCTGCTTTATTTCCAAATGTTTTTTGTAATGCATACTGAATCTCATCTTTACTCTGACTACTATGTTTCTTTATTTCTTCGAATTGCATGTTAAGAGTAGGAGGATTATTTTCCTTAACAAAATTCTTAGGAAGATGATGAGGCTTAATCACTTCGTTATCACTTGCTAAAATGATCATGCGTTCGATAATATTACGAAGCTGCCGGATATTTCCTTGCCAAGGGTGTTGAAGGAAAGTATACATAACTTCTGGGTCGATTTCAGGAATCGGCATCGTGTATCTAAGAGAGAATTCCTTTAAAAATAATTGAATTAATTCAGGGATGTCTTCGATACGATCTCGTAACGGGGGAATAGATATTGAAATGACATTTAAACGGTAATATAAATCCTCCCGGAAACTTCCTTCATCGATCATCTTTTCTAGATCTCGATTGGTAGCTGCTAATATCCGTACGTCGGTAGGGATTGCTTCATTTCCACTAACGCGATAATAATGCTTTTCTTGTAATACACGTAATAACTTAACTTGTAATTCAAGAGGCATTTCCCCAATCTCATCAAGGAAGATTGTACCTCCTTTTGCAGCATCAAATTTCCCTTTTTTTCCACCTTTAACCGCTCCGGTAAAGGCTCCTTGTTCATACCCGAAAAGCTCGCTTTCAAAAAGTGCAGCAGGGATGGCACCACAGTTAATTGCAACAAAGGGATGGTTAGAGCGTTTTCCTGCATTATGAATTCCCTCAGCAAACAATTCCTTTCCAACCCCGCTTTCCCCAGTAATTAATACCGGAGCATCTGTTTTGGCTACTTTATTTGCTAGATTAATAGCCTCTTTTAAAACAGGACTTCTGCCTTTAATTTTATTAAAAGGAGAAAGATTTTGTTGGCTTTGATTTGTGCTTTCTAAATCGTGTAAATAGGCGGTCGTTGAAGACAACTCATCATTCAATTTAACTATCTCCGTAATATCTCTTTCAATAGATATTCCTCCAACAACTTCTTTACCAACATAGACAGGAGCTGTATTAATTAACACATGAACATTAGGGTGAGGCTGGTTGTATTTGTTTGTAACTTCTTGTCGTTCTTTCATCGTAGACATTAAAACAATGGCCTCTTTTTCAAAAAACTTTGTAATAGACTGGCCATAAACCTTGTTTAGTGAAAGCCCATACATTTCTTCAGCGTTATGATTTAAATATGTGATATTTCCTTTATAATCAACAGTTGTAACAGCAGCTTCAACTGAGTTAAGAAAAGCATTATAATAAGCTTTTGTTAGTTTCCACTGTTTGAAAACCTCTCTCATAAATGTTGAATAAGGAATCCATCCGCAAACTTCATCATTTGCCCCTTTTAAAACAATATTTCTACCTTCTTCGATATTGTTAATGTCTGATAAAAGATTAGTAGGACTGTATATCTCCATTTTTTTAATATCTAGTTCGTTTTTCCATGGCAGTGCTATTGATTCAAGAGTTATATCGTGTTGCAAATTGAATACCTCCCAACAAAATTTAAATTCTGTAAAAAAGTTTACATATATGTCTATATTGAATCAATTATAGACGGAATTGACTAAAAATTGTATATATTTTTCTTTTTCTTTATTAGACGGCTATTTAGTAGTTTGAAAGTTAAAATAGTCAGGATTGTTTAGCATGACTGTTATTCTTTTGAAAACGTTTACAAATGTGTCTAAAATGGACATTTATTGAACAAATATGTGTGGATAAATAGGCAGTTTTATTTAATAAATCACTGCGCAACCTTAAAAAACAAATTGGCATGGGTTTTGCATATAGAAGGGTAGTAAGAAAAACTATGCTGAATACGGGAGTGGTCAAAATGATTTTACATCAACCAATGAAAATCTTTTTTATATTCCTTTCACAGAATAAAGCAATGAATGTCGCTGCAAAAAAATGGGGATTGAAAATAGGGGCATCT encodes:
- a CDS encoding DUF3231 family protein; amino-acid sequence: MPEKPALTSSELGTLWLTYQEKTMILRMLEYFIEKADDEKAKNIMNDLYGEIDLYVGKITEIFQNEGAVIPVGFTAEDVNKGVPKLYDNGFDIMFIRLVKEISMALHSLNITMSYREDIVIIFKDLTAITQKYYNLCTQYLLEKGMLARPPYVSTPKSVEFVKDTTYLGGLTINPFSEKRPLNTVEVAHLHHAIESNLTGMQMIIGFAQCANETEVINFFNEGSELAKSIIKELSETLLQSDIQIPVQSGGNPTRSTVAPFSDKLMMYCTSLFCSFSMGSNSLGTAFSLRNDLPAKMMIFTKDIFEYAHKGGKIMIKNGWMEEPPQMEEREQIIKK
- a CDS encoding DUF3231 family protein; its protein translation is MDKESINLTSAEIGTLWGEYVNGTAVHIVNKYMVSIIEDKKIKSLFEQAIKIFDKQKKQITTFLEKEEFPVPIGFTDSDLNNGTKRLFSDIYCLHYLHIMTLHGLLGHMTSLSASVRKDLRHFYDSCDDEGKKMYHQTIELLLEKGHFQRDPYFYPEANPEFIQGQQFLDGIFGDQRPLAATEIIALSFNMKKKVMEKTLSIGFSQVAQSKEVRKFLMSAQQASDQQIQSLGKILHQDNLPIPMSWESEVTTSQDSPFSDKLMLYHIGFLLQISQAYHGTGLASAMRTDLVMTYEKIILKNLMVTKEWFNLMTKNKWLEQPPLAPNRKKIAKDK
- a CDS encoding DNA/RNA helicase domain-containing protein gives rise to the protein MKEFLNGVFQPLPSIIESARAIMREEELPQIKTLQSSNFDTVVREVKSIVESAKRDQTHYFVLFSGVPGAGKTFVGLTLAHDIDKAVYLSGNGPLVDVLQDSLQNKTFVQALYGYKNDYLRYGKEFTDYRLTNRK
- a CDS encoding DUF7004 family protein, with the translated sequence MTTLKKYESGTVISKERGKFDEWCIYINGRAPFDKEYFQKLFDLAQKHRVDKVYQDFMTLYNSTTDEIDNTIFEQLIPDISTTYGTDAGDVEELFGTFYAVMLAEENRFFGRTRTKLGRRVKGLAAYQILFEGFSIENACNFSKGKDWEDLAILCDERDLQR
- a CDS encoding AAA domain-containing protein, producing the protein MIAWSTSMRKAGKRTGKHAPKHLRDAQYHMNFCRDAIPAWILPLYRVFDTFEMKPNLFDVVIIDEASQSGPEAVILKYLAKKLIVVGDDKQISPEYVGLNREGVDFLRKQYLFDFNISDMLDGDTSFFDLANVLIGGRITLREHFRCMPEIIEFSNKISYSNTSLIPLRQYPPNRLEPIKTQHILNGYREGSGQKVLNRPEAEAIVAQIKNCINDPIYDGKSIGVISLQGDGQAQEVRRQLINVIGTEEMDRRNLICGDAYAFQGDERDVIFLSLVAAPGETAMRALTSDKDRRRFNVAASRAKDQLWLFHTPTVNDFRNKSCLRFELISYCQNPTKEIMDTNREKYESKFEEDVYDQIVSKGYKVVPQHEVAGFRIDFIVEGSSGRLAVECDGDHWHGPERYEYEVNRQRMLERSGWKFWRVRGSEYYSNPEKALLSLWKTIDLYGISPIENDNDQQDEEVIEDITSDSTSHATLFDDKEEEIVESTDENINKREETKTEKTSNQSKMKQMYNQMELFDTGEPEQLSLFEERSETAINPTKAGKK
- a CDS encoding type II toxin-antitoxin system RelE family toxin, which codes for MTSNYNVQFSKEALKYFSKLDRKKQEKLVTVIDALKENPFLVPNVKPFKV
- a CDS encoding type II toxin-antitoxin system RelE family toxin gives rise to the protein MYRVRVGDLRLIYRVENERLLIIVLKIGPRGDIYK
- a CDS encoding DUF2922 domain-containing protein; the encoded protein is MSKVLQLVFNTMGGSKRTFNIVNPAEPVDPVTVKAAMDKLWLKISSMKVSLVSIELV
- a CDS encoding YvrJ family protein; this encodes MDWITMVAEVSFPILVTFYLLNRIESKLEHLSRTISELAKQVNTSNDHNPKLIHGNRSSI